One part of the Glycine soja cultivar W05 chromosome 11, ASM419377v2, whole genome shotgun sequence genome encodes these proteins:
- the LOC114376229 gene encoding cyanogenic beta-glucosidase-like, whose product MAFDAYFLLGLIALVLVSTSKVTCELEADTVSPVIDISLNRNSFPEGFIFGAGSSSYQFEGAANDGGRGPSVWDTFTHNYPGKIIDRSNGDVAIDSYHHYKEDVGMMKDMNLDSYRFSISWSRILPKGKLSGGINQEGINYYNNLINELMANGIQPLVTLFHWDLPQALEDEYGGFLSPRIVKDFRDYADLCFKEFGDRVKHWVTLNEPWSYSQNGYANGRMAPGRCSAWMNLNCTGGDSSTEPYLVTHHQLLAHATAVRVYKTKYQASQKGLIGITLVANWFLPLRDTKSDQKATERAIDFMYGWFMDPLISGDYPKSMRSLVRTRLPKFTTEQSKLLISSFDFIGLNYYSTTYASDSPQLSNARPSYLTDSLVTPAYERDGKPIGIKIASDWLYVYPRGIRDLLLYTKEKYNNPLIYITENGINEYDEPILSLEESLMDTFRIDYHYRHLFYLQSAIRNGANVKGYYVWSLFDNFEWSSGYTSRFGMIFVDYKNELKRYQKLSALWFKNFLKRKTRLYASSK is encoded by the exons ATGGCATTCGACGCTTATTTCCTTTTGGGCCTCATAGCTCTTGTTCTTGTTAGCACTTCCAAAGTTACATGCGAATTAGAAGCAGATACAGTTTCACCTGTTATTGACATTTCACTCAACCGGAACAGTTTCCCAGAAGGGTTCATCTTTGGGGCGGGATCTTCCTCGTACCAGTTCGAAGGTGCAGCAAATGATGGTGGTAGAGGACCAAGCGTATGGGATACCTTCACCCATAATTATCCTGGTAAGATCATTGATAGAAGCAACGGAGACGTGGCAATTGACTCATATCACCACTACAAGGAAGATGTTGGGATGATGAAGGATATGAATTTGGATTCATATAGATTTTCCATTTCTTGGTCAAGAATTCTCCCAA AAGGAAAGCTAAGTGGAGGTATAAATCAAGAAGGAATCAACTATTACAACAACCTTATTAATGAGCTAATGGCTAATG GTATACAACCACTTGTTACTCTTTTTCACTGGGATCTTCCCCAAGCATTAGAGGATGAGTACGGTGGCTTCTTAAGTCCACGCATAGT GAAAGATTTTCGAGACTATGCGGATCTTTGTTTCAAGGAATTTGGTGATAGGGTGAAGCATTGGGTTACTTTGAACGAGCCATGGAGTTACAGCCAAAATGGCTATGCAAATGGACGAATGGCACCGGGTCGTTGTTCTGCATGGATGAATTTGAATTGTACTGGTGGCGATTCTTCAACGGAGCCTTATTTGGTTACACACCATCAACTTCTTGCTCATGCAACCGCTGTTCGTGTGTATAAGACCAAGTATCAG GCATCTCAAAAAGGTTTGATTGGTATAACCTTAGTAGCTAATTGGTTTTTGCCGTTGAGAGATACCAAATCTGATCAAAAGGCTACCGAAAGAGCAATTGACTTCATGTATGGATG GTTTATGGATCCGTTAATATCTGGAGACTATCCAAAAAGCATGCGATCTTTAGTCAGAACAAGATTGCCAAAGTTTACTACAGAGCAATCGAAACTACTTATCAGTTCATTTGATTTTATTGGTCTAAACTATTACTCTACAACATATGCTTCTGATTCACCTCAACTAAGCAATGCCAGGCCTAGCTACTTAACAGATTCTCTTGTCACTCCTGCAT ATGAACGTGATGGGAAACCTATAGGAATAAAG ATTGCTTCTGATTGGCTATATGTTTATCCAAGAGGAATTCGTGACCTTTTATTGTATACCAAAGAAAAATACAACAATCCTTTGATTTACATCACTGAAAATG GTATAAATGAGTATGATGAACCAATATTATCACTTGAAGAATCTCTTATGGATACCTTCAGAATTGATTATCATTATCGTcatctcttttatcttcaatctgCAATTAG GAATGGCGCAAATGTTAAAGGATATTATGTATGGTCTTTGTTCGACAACTTTGAGTGGTCTTCAGGCTATACATCGCGATTTGGAATGATTTTTGTGGACtacaaaaatgaattaaagagaTACCAAAAACTCTCTGCATTATGGTTTAAGAATTTTCTGAAGAGAAAAACCAGACTTTATGCCTCTAGTAAATAG